In Bos mutus isolate GX-2022 chromosome 2, NWIPB_WYAK_1.1, whole genome shotgun sequence, one DNA window encodes the following:
- the CMKLR2 gene encoding LOW QUALITY PROTEIN: chemerin-like receptor 2 (The sequence of the model RefSeq protein was modified relative to this genomic sequence to represent the inferred CDS: deleted 1 base in 1 codon) — translation MRRLGKVSNVAVLKTTLHFILEQGSYTQTSQKLLSSQKINWSIQVLFLLVSILEEYTFCQIFQICSFCKIMEDLEETLFEDFENYSYALEYYSPETDSEEKAPLGAIHWVSLVLCCLAFVLGIPGNATVIWFTGFKWKKTVTTLWFLNLAIADFIFLLFLPLYISYVAMNFHWPFGIWLCKANSFIAQLNMFASVFFLMVISLDRYIYLIHPVLSHRYRTLRNSLIVIIVVWLLASLMGGPALYFRDTLELNNHTLCYNNFHEHDVDLRLLRHHVLTWVKVIVGYLLPLLTMSICYLCLIFKVKKRSILISSKHFWTILAVVMAFLICWTPYHLFSIWELTIHHNSYFHQVLQASIPLSTGLAFLNSCLNPILYVLISKKFQARFRASVAEILKYTLWEVSCSGTLSEQLRNSETKNLSLLETAQ, via the exons GTCTATTCAGGTTTTGTTTCTACTTGTGTCCATCTTGGAAGAATATACTTTTTGCCAAATATTTCAA ATTTGTTCATTCTGCAAGATCATGGAAGATCTAGAGGAGACATTATTTGAAGACTTTGAGAACTACTCGTATGCCCTGGAATATTACTCCCCAGAGACCGATTCAGAGGAGAAAGCACCCCTGGGAGCCATTCACTGGGTCTCCTTGGTGTTGTGCTGTTTGGCATTTGTCCTGGGCATTCCAGGAAATGCCACTGTCATTTGGTTCACAGGATTCAAGTGGAAGAAGACAGTCACCACTCTCTGGTTCCTCAATCTAGCCATCGCg gatttcatttttcttctcttcctacctCTGTACATCTCCTATGTGGCCATGAATTTTCACTGGCCCTTCGGCATCTGGTTGTGCAAAGCCAATTCCTTCATTGCCCAGTTGAACATGTTTGCCAGTGTCTTCTTCCTGATGGTGATAAGCCTGGACCGCTATATCTACTTGATCCACCCGGTCTTATCTCATCGGTACCGTACCCTCAGGAACTCTCTGATTGTTATTATAGTTGTTTGGCTTTTGGCTTCACTAATGGGTGGGCCAGCTCTGTACTTCCGGGACACTCTGGAGTTGAATAACCACACTCTTTGCTATAACAACTTCCATGAGCATGATGTGGACCTCAGGTTGTTGAGGCATCATGTTCTGACCTGGGTGAAAGTTATTGTTGGGTACCTCCTCCCTCTGCTAACAATGAGCATTTGCTACTTGTGCCTCATCTTCAAGGTGAAGAAGCGAAGCATCCTGATCTCCAGTAAGCACTTCTGGACCATCCTGGCTGTGGTCATGGCCTTTCTGATTTGCTGGACTCCTTATCACCTGTTTAGCATTTGGGAACTCACGATTCACCACAATAGCTATTTCCACCAAGTGCTACAGGCTAGCATCCCCCTCTCCACTGGCCTGGCGTTCCTCAATAGTTGCTTGAACCCCATCCTTTACGTCCTGATTAGTAAGAAGTTCCAAGCGCGCTTCCGGGCCTCAGTGGCTGAGATACTAAAATACACGCTGTGGGAGGTGAGCTGCTCAGGCACCCTGAGTGAACAGCTCAGGAACTCTGAAACCAAGAATCTGAGTCTCCTGGAAACAGCCCAGTGA